Sequence from the Gemmatimonadaceae bacterium genome:
TGGAGGTCGCGCGCGCGTCGCCTGCGCGCGCCCCTTCTTCCTCGATCGCGCCGGCGAGCACCTTGATCGTCGTCAGCGGGGTGCGGAGGTCGTGCGACACCGCGGCGAGCAGCGCGTTCTTGAGCCGGTCGGCTTCGCGCAGCGCCTCGGCGTGCGCGGCCTCGTCCGTTAGGCGGAGGCGCTCGACGCCCAACGCGGCGTAGTAGGCCAGCGCGTCGAGAAACTGCCGCTGGTCCACGCGCAGCGCAATCGACGGCGACCCCGCCGCGCGCAGCACACCCACCGTGCGCTCCCGTACGCGGAGCGGGAGCAACAGCGTCCGCACGCCGCCGCCGACCAGCCAGAACGCGCTCAACGCCGGACCGGACTGCGCGACCGCCTGCGCGGGCGCCACGTGCGTGAGTCCATCCACTCGGACCATCGCCGGCAGCCCGTGCGCGCCCACCCACGCCGCGAGCGAGACGTCATCCTCCGGCGCCGCGTCCGCGCAGCCGTCGCCGGCGTGCGCCACACGCTCGAGCGGCACGCGCTCGGGCGCACGGTCCTCCTCCGCCGAGCCGCGGCGCAGATAAATCTCGCAGCAGCCGAGTGCCAGCGCCGACTGGATCACCTCGGCGATCGCGTGCAGCGCCTCGTCGGCTCGGGCGGCGTGCAGCGCCTCCGCGCCTAACGCAGCCAGGCGCTCCACCTCCGCCGCGTGCCGGCGCGCGGCCTCCGCCCGCTCCTGCGCGCGGCTCAACAGCTGCGTCGCCACCACGCTCGTGAGCAGGAACGCCACCAGCACCAGCCAGTCGAGTGGATTGGCGACGACGACGGTCCCGTACGGCGGCAGGAACAGGTAGTCGAACAGCAGGAACGCGACCACCGCCAACACCAGCCCGACCGCCCGGCCGCCGGCCGCGCTGCCGCCCAGCACCACGAGCAGAAACACGAGCGCCACGTGCGCCTTGTCCAACGACGACCGGACAGCCAGCATCGCGGCGGCCGACACCGCCAGCGCCACCGCCGCGATCAGCCACGTCCGCAGCCGCGCGCCGCCTAACTGGTTAGGCATCATCGCGCACGACGTCCCGCGTCAGGCGGTACCCGACCCCGGGCTCGGTGAGGATGAACGACGGCTCGTACGGATCGCGCTCGAGCTTGCGCCGCAGATGCGCGACGTACACGCGCAGATAGTGCGCCGTGTCGCCGTACGTGTCGCCCCACACCGCGTGGTACAGCTGGCGGTGCGTCACCGGCCGGTCCGCGTGGCGCACGAGCATCTCGAGCAGCGACCACTCGGTCGGCGTGAGATGTATCACCTCGCCCGTCGTGCGCCGGGTGACCACGCGCCGGGCGAGATCGATCTCGAGAGCGCCGCCGCCCACCTGAACCGGCGCATCGCCGCCCGGCACGCGCGGCATGCGCGCGCGGCGTAGCTGCGCCCGCACGCGCGCACGAAGCTCGGCGAGACTGAACGGCTTCGTCACGTAGTCGTCAGCCCCCGCATCGAGCAGCGCTACCTTCTCGTCTTCGGCATGACGCGCCGTGAGAACGATGATCGGCGCGGTCGACCACCTCCTCAGGGCGCGCACCACCTCGAGCCCCTCCATGTCGGGCAACCCGAGGTCGACGAGCACGAGATCGGGACGCCGCGACTCCGCGCGCGACAAACCCGTCGCGCCCGATTCGGCATCGAGCATCTCGACATGATCCGACGAGAGCGCGTCGCGCACCGCCGCGCGGATCTTTGCTTCATCGTCGATGATCAACACCGAGAGCCGAGTGCCGGCGTCCACCGTCGGAGCGGCGCTGCTGTGGCGGTTAGGCATTCTGGACGAGGTCATGGTGAGCCGTCTTCGACTCAAAGGTATGGCGCGGCGTTCGCACATGCCCGGTTCACGGTCGAGGTCGCCAATGCGGATGCACCTTGCAGGCCTCTCCCGAAGCATGCACTGTCAGGTGGTTCGGTTTGACCATCCCCTCTGGAGGTGTGCATGCGCCCTCTGTCCCTCATCACCGCCGCTGTCGCTGCCGCGTGTTTCGTCGCACCGATCACGCTGAATGCGCAAGCCACAGCGACCCCCACGACCGTCACGTGTAAAGACGGCTCGACGTCGAAAGCCGGCAAAGGCGCTTGCTCGCACCATGGTGGTGTGAACAAGAGTGCGGCAACATCGTCGGCGACAACCACTCCATCGCCGGCCGCGGCTTCGGCGAGTCCCTCACCCGCTCCAGCAGCCGCCGCTGCGACGTCGCCCAAGACATCGGCGTCGACGGCCTCCGCCGGCAAGGGTGCGTCCGAGAACAACGATCCCACCGGCGCCATCGCCAAGTGCAAGGACGGACTCTATTCCCACAGCAAGCATCGCTCGGGAACGTGCTCGAGGCACGGCGGCGTCGCGCAGTGGTTGCAGCCGAAGTGACGACGCCGAAGTGACGACATTGTAGCGGACGGATTCCGTCCGGGAGGACC
This genomic interval carries:
- a CDS encoding response regulator transcription factor, whose translation is MTSSRMPNRHSSAAPTVDAGTRLSVLIIDDEAKIRAAVRDALSSDHVEMLDAESGATGLSRAESRRPDLVLVDLGLPDMEGLEVVRALRRWSTAPIIVLTARHAEDEKVALLDAGADDYVTKPFSLAELRARVRAQLRRARMPRVPGGDAPVQVGGGALEIDLARRVVTRRTTGEVIHLTPTEWSLLEMLVRHADRPVTHRQLYHAVWGDTYGDTAHYLRVYVAHLRRKLERDPYEPSFILTEPGVGYRLTRDVVRDDA
- a CDS encoding ATP-binding protein, whose amino-acid sequence is MMPNQLGGARLRTWLIAAVALAVSAAAMLAVRSSLDKAHVALVFLLVVLGGSAAGGRAVGLVLAVVAFLLFDYLFLPPYGTVVVANPLDWLVLVAFLLTSVVATQLLSRAQERAEAARRHAAEVERLAALGAEALHAARADEALHAIAEVIQSALALGCCEIYLRRGSAEEDRAPERVPLERVAHAGDGCADAAPEDDVSLAAWVGAHGLPAMVRVDGLTHVAPAQAVAQSGPALSAFWLVGGGVRTLLLPLRVRERTVGVLRAAGSPSIALRVDQRQFLDALAYYAALGVERLRLTDEAAHAEALREADRLKNALLAAVSHDLRTPLTTIKVLAGAIEEEGARAGDARATSIQEEADRLGRVVGDLLDLSRLMGGALVLRPEVNAAEDLIGAVRQRVAGVQHGREILVRAGAAGGVHGPMLLGRFDFVHALRALGNLVENALKYGAPGTAVGLDVAREGSMLVFRVSDRGPGVPEAERERIFEPFYRPPGVPADIGGSGLGLTIARGLAEAQGGDVRFEARPGGGSVFSLRLPAVDDLTPVTAPAAPHEEISPRS